In Microcella indica, the genomic window CCGAGCCTGCCCCAGAAGCGCGAGCTCGTGACGAGCATCCCGGGCCCGAAGAGCGAAGCCTGGATCGCCCGCAAGCAGGCCGCCGTCTCGAGCGGCGTCGGCACCATGATGCCCGTCTACGCGGTCGCCGCGGGCGGCGGCGTCATCGTCGACGTCGACGGCAACAGCCTCATCGACCTGGGGTCGGGCATCGCCGTGACGAACGTCGGCAACGCCGACCCGCACGTGACCGCGGCTGTCATCGAGCAGGTGCAGCGCTTCACCCACACGTGCTTCACGGTCACGCCGTACGACGGCTACGTCGAGGTCGCCGAGGCGCTCAACCGCCTGACTCCCGGCGACCACGCCAAGCGCACCGCCCTCTTCAACTCGGGCGCCGAGGCCGTCGAGAACGCCATCAAGATCGCGCGCTACTACACGGGCAAGTCGGCCGTCGTCGCCTTCGACCACGGCTACCACGGCCGCACCAACCTCACCATGGCGCTCACCGCGAAGGCGATGCCCTACAAGGCCGGCTTCGGCCCCTTCGCGCCCGACGTGTACCGCGCGCCCATGTCGTACCCCTACCGCGATGGGCTGAGCGGAGCGGAGGCCGCGGCCCGCGCCATCCACACGATGGAGAAGCAGATCGGCGCCGACCGCCTCGCCGCGATCATCATCGAGCCGATCCAGGGCGAGGGCGGCTTCGTCGTGCCCGCCGAGGGCTTCCTGCCCGCGCTGCAGGCCTGGGCCAACGAGAACGACGTCGTCTTCATCGTCGATGAGATCCAGACCGGCTTCGCCCGCACGGGTGCGATGTTCGCGAGCGAGCACGAGGGAATCGTGCCCGACATGATCACCCTCGCGAAGGGCATCGCGGGCGGGCTGCCGCTCGCGGCCGTCACCGGCAGGGCCGAGATCATGGATGCTCCCCACGCGGGCGGCCTCGGCGGCACGTACGGCGGCAACCCGATCGCGACCGCTGCGGCTCTCGGTGCGCTGCGTGCCTACGACGAGCACGATCTGCTCGGGCGTGCGCGCGAGCTCGAGGCGATCATCCTTGATTCGTTGACGACCATGCAGGCGCGCGACGGACGCATCGGCGACATCCGCGGGCGCGGCGCCATGATGGCGATCGAGCTCGTCGACGAGGACGGGGCTCCGGATGCTGCGCTCACGTCTGCCGTCGCGAAGCACTGCCACGTGAACGGCGTCGTGGTGCTCACCTGCGGCACCGACGGCAACGTCATCCGCCTGCTGCCCCCGCTCTCGATCAGCGACGACCTGCTGCGCGAGGGTCTCGGCGTCATCGCCGAGGCGCTCGAGGCGAACTGAATCGGAGGAACGACATGATCACGGAAGCCGACCTGCTCGCGAAGGTTCCGCGCGGCCTCTACATCGACGGCGCGTGGGTGGATGCCGAGGGCGGCCGGACGCTCGCGGTGACCGACCCATCGACGGGGCAGACCCTCGTCGAGATCGCCGACGCCTCCGTCGCCGACGGCCAGCGTGCGATGGACGCCGCGGCGAACGCCCAGGCCGACTGGGCGGCGACGGCGCCGCGCGCCCGCGGGGAGATCCTCCGCCGCGCTTTCGACCTCCTGCAGGAGCGCGCCGACGAGTTCGCCCTGCTCATGACGCTCGAGATGGGCAAGCCGCTCGCCGAGGCACGTGGCGAGGTCACCTACGGCGGCGAGTTCCTGCGCTGGTTCAGCGAGGAGGCCGTGCGCATCACGGGCCGCTTCGGGCAGAACCCCGAGGGTACGGGGCAGATCGTCGTCTCGCACGCCCCCGTCGGGCCCTCGTTCCTCATCACGCCCTGGAACTTCCCCCTCGCGATGGCGACGCGCAAGATCGCGCCCGCGATCGCCGCGGGCTGCACCTCGATCATCAAGCCGGCCGCGCTCACGCCGCTCACGACGCTCCTATTCGTCGCGCTGCTGGAGGAGGCGGGCCTGCCGAAGGGTGTCGTCAACGTCGTCACGACCTCGCAGTCGAGCGCGGTCTCGGGCGAGATCATCGCCGACCCGCGCTTGCGCAAGCTGAGCTTCACGGGCTCCACGGGGGTCGGTCGCGCGCTCATGAAGCAGGCGGCCGACGGCATTCTGCGCACGTCGATGGAGCTCGGCGGCAACGCTCCCTTCGTCGTGTTCGGCGACGCCGACCTGGACAAGGCGGTCGACGGCGTCATGCTCGCCAAGTTCCGCAACATCGGGCAGGCGTGCACGGCGGCGAACCGCATCCTCGTGCAGAGCGACGTGGTCGAGGAGTTCAGCCGTCGCGTGACGGAGCGGGTCGCGGCCATGCGCATGGGTCGCGGCACCGAGGAGGGCGTGCAGATCGGTCCGCTCGTCGACGACAAGGCCGTTGCGGGCTCGCACGAGCTCGTCGAGGATGCGGTCGCGCGCGGCGCGACCGTCACCACGGGCGGGCAGATTCCGGACGGCGCGGGTTCCTTCTACCCCGCGACGGTGCTCACGGGCGTGGCAGCGGGCACGCGCCTGCTGTCGGAGGAGATCTTCGGCCCCGTGCTCGCGATCGTGCCGTTCGACACTGAGGACGAGGCGGTCGAGCTCGCCAACGCGACCGAGTACGGCCTCATCTCCTACGTCTACACGCAGGATCTGAACCGCGGCATGCGCATGATCGACCGTCTCGAGACAGGGATGATGGGCCTCAACGCGGGCGTCATCTCCAACGCCGCGGCGCCGTTCGGCGGCGTCAAGCAGTCCGGCATCGGCCGTGAGGGCTCGCTGGAGGGCATCCACGAGTACCTCACCACGAAGTACACCTTCATCCCGAAGAACTGAGTGCGCGATGCTCGTCGGGCCTGAAGGCCCGACGGCATCCCGCACCCCACACTTCCGTGGCCGGGCGCTATGGTGGCCGCCCGGCCACGGATCCCCTGGCGCCCCAGCGCCCTTTCGTGCCAGATCTGGCGCAAAAGGGCGCTCGGCGTGCGGCAACGGCCCCGTTTGCGTCCAATCTGGCGCGCGCCATCGCCCTCGCGGCACACGGCTGTGGAGAACGGGCGGGATGCTCGGGGCCGCCTTTGCAGAATGGCGGCCATGCCCTCCGCCGCCTCGCTCATCACCGCCCGGGTGCGCGACCGGGTGCGCGCCGAGCGGCTCGACCTGCACCGTGATCCGGCTGCGGCCGACCGGCTGGCCCGCGAGGAGCTGCGGCGCTACGCGGAGCGCTCGCTCGGCGGCGGCACGCTGCCCGTCATCGACGACGAGGCGCAGACGCTCGGCGAGGTGCTCGCTGGCCTGATCGGCTACGGCCCACTGCAGCCCTACTTCGACGCCCCCGAGGTGGAGGAGATCTGGATCAACGCCCCCGACGCGGTCTTCATCGCGCGCGACGGGGTGAGTGAGCGCACGACGCTCGAGCTGACCGACGAGGAGGTGCGCACGCTCGTCGAGCGCATGCTGCAGTCAACCGGGCGCCGCGTTGACCTCAGCAGTCCGTTCGTCGATGCGAGCCTGCCCGACGGCTCGCGCCTGCACGTGGTGATCCCCGACGTCACGCGCCGCCACTGGTCGGTCAACGTGCGCAAGTTCTCGCAGCGCATCGGTGATCTGTCCCGCCTCGTCGAGCTCGGGTCGCTACCCCCGCCGGCCGCCGAGTTCCTGCGCATGAGCGTCCTCGCGGGGGCGAACATCCTCGTGAGCGGCGCCACGCACTCCGGCAAGACGACCCTCATGGGCGCGATGCTCGCGGGCGCACGACCGAGCGAGCGCATCGTCACGGTCGAGGAGACCTTCGAACTCGACCTCAGCGCCCCCGACGTCGTCGCGATGCAGTGCCGCAGCGCCAACCTGGAGGGCTCGGGCGAGATCAGTCTGCGCCGCCTCATCAAGGAGGCCCTGCGCATGCGCCCCGACCGGCTCGTCGTCGGCGAGGTGCGCGAGGCAGAATCCCTCGACCTCCTCATCGCCCTCAACAGCGGGCTGCCGGGCATGTGCTCGATTCACGCGAACAGCGCTCGGGATGCTCTCGTCAAGCTCGCCACCCTGCCACTCCTCGCCGGGCGCAACATCGACTCGTCGTTCGTGGTGCCGACGGTCGCGAGCGCGATCGACCTCGTCGTGCACTGCGAGCTTGTGCGCGGCGGGCGCCGCCGGGTGGCCGAGATCGTCGCGCCGACGGGCGACGTCGTCGAGGGCACGATCGAGGCGGAGTCGATCTTCAGCCTGCGCGGGGAGGAGCTCGCGGCGACGGGCACGCTGCCCCCGCGGGAGCAGGTGTTCGCACGCGCGGGGCTCGACCCGCGCCCGCTGCTGCGCTCGGCCGTCGCCCCAGCACTCGACCCAGCACTCGACCGAAACGTCACCTCGGCCGCTGGCCCGCGAGCGGTGCCCGCGTGAGCGTCGCGCTCGGTCTCGTTCTCGCGGCGGGCGTGCTGCTCGTCGTCTCCCCGTGGCTGTGGCCGCGCGACCACGATCGCCGGCCCGCCGAGCGCAGTCGGACGCTCGGCGCCGTCGCCGACCTGCTCGCGCGCGCGGGCGTGACGGGGGTCGCGCCGGCGACGTTCGTGGCCCTGGACATCCTCGTCGGTCTGATCGGTGCCGCCCTCACGCTCATCCTCGTACCGGTCGTCGCGCTCGCCCCCGTGGCGGGAGTGGTCGCCGCGGCGCTGCCCGTCGTCGCGCTACGGGCGAGGGCGGCGGCGCGGCGGCGCGCACTGCGGTCGGTGTGGCCCGACGTGGTCGATCACCTGCTGTCGGGCATCCGGTCGGGGCTCGGCCTGCCGCAGGCGATCGTGACTCTCGCCGAGTCGGCGCCGGGCAGCGTGCAGGAGCCTTTCCGCCAGTTCCGCCGCGACTACGTGCGCACGGCGCGCTTCGAGGAGTCGCTCGACACCCTCAAGGCGAACCTCGCCGACCCGGTCGCCGACCGCATCATCGAGACGCTGCGCATGGCGCGCGAGGTGGGCGGCACCGAGCTGCCGATGGTGCTGCGCTCGCTCTCGCAGTACTTGCGGGCCGACGCGGCCGTGCGCGGTGAAGTGGATGCTCGGCAATCGTGGGTGCGCGCCGCCGCCCGCCTGGGCGTCGTCGCGCCCTGGGTCGTACTCGTGCTGCTCGGCACGAGGCCCGAGGCCGCGGCCGCCTACAACTCGGTCGGCGGCGCCGTGCTCGTCGTCGCGGGCCTCGCGGTGACTCTCGTCGCCTACCGCATCATGATCGCGCTCGGGCGCCTGCCCGAGGAAGGTCGGTGGTTCCGATGAAGCGGTGGTTCCGGTGAGCGGCGCGCTCGTGAGCCCGCTGCTCGGCTGGGCGCTGCTGTGCGGCGTGGGGCTCGGTGCGGGGCTCTGGCTGCTCGTGAGCCTCTTGCCTCGGCTCGGCCGCCCGAGGCTCGTGCACCGCCTCGCCCCGTACCTCGTCGATGTCTCGCCCGCTGCGCACGCGATGACATCGGGGCAGCGCAGCGATCCGCTGCCGGTCGCTTCGGCGCTGCTCGCCCCGCTCGTGGAGGGCGCGAGTCGCGTGCTGGAGAGCGTGCTCGGCGGTGAGGAGGCGATCCGCACGCGCCTGCGGCAGTCGGGCGCGTCGACGACGATCGCGGGGCATCGCACGCGGCAGCTCGCGGGTGCCGCGCTCGGGGCCGCCGCAGGGGTCGCGGTCGCGAGTGTCGCGGTGCGCGACGCGGGCACGATCGTGCTCGCCGCGGTCGGGGGAGTGCTCGCGGGCTCGATCGCCGGGCTCGCTCTTGTCGACCAGCTGCTCGCCCGGGCGGCGAAGCGTCGTGTCGCCCGTATCGCCGACGAGTTCCCGACCATCGTCGAGTTCCTCGCCCTGAGCGTCTCGGCGGGCGAGTCGATCCTCGACGCGGTCCGCCGCGTCGCCCGCACGGGCTCGGGCGAGCTCGCCACCGAGTTCGACCGTGTTGTGACGCGCGCCGCGACCGGTCAGCCGGTGGCGGCCTGTCTCGCAGAACTGCGTGACGACCTCGGGATGCCCTCCATCACGCGCCTCGTCGACCAAGTGCTCGCGGCTCTCGACCGCGGGTCGCCGCTCGCCGAGGTATTGCGCGCCCACGCGCTCGACGCCCGCGAGGAGTCGAAGCGTGCCCTACTGGAGGCCGCGGGCACGCGCGAGGTCACGATGCTCGTACCGCTCGTGTTCCTCATACTCCCGGTCACGGTGCTCTTCGCGGTCTGGCCGGGCCTCATGGTGCTGCAGCTCGGGTTGTGATCAGCGACTCAGCGAGAGCTCCTCAACTTCGAGGTTGGCCCCGTTTGTGCACCCGGGTATCGAGCATCCCGGCTCAATTGCTGCCGATGCATCTCTAGTCATCGGTGCCGTCGACGTGTTCACGACCGGCAACCCCCATCCTCTTCGGCACAGCGAACGCTGCACGACGACAGGAAAGAAGATTGGTCTGGTGGACCAAGGATCAAGCGCCCCTATGTCGCTAGCGTGAGCGTTCGGTGGAGTCACTCGCCAGAGGGTTGGGGTTCGACGACTCGCACGCTCATCAAGGAGGATAGCTTGGCGCAAAAGTACACAGCACAGGATCTCGTGGGGATTGTCGGAATCGTTCCGACGCCGTCGACTCCCGACTCGGCACGCTGGGACACGGACAATACGATTGAGACGAGCGTGACTACCGCGATGATCCAAGGTGCTGCGCCGGCCGTCGACGCACTGTTGACCCTCGGTACCTTTGGCGAAGGCGCGACGGTAACCGAGCTTGAGGTCGCCGCGTTCATGAGAATTGTGGTGTCTGAAAGTGGGAAGACGCCAGTATTCGCAGGTGCGACAACATTAAATACCCGCGACACGATCCGCCGCGCTCGAATGCTTCTCGACATCGGCGTTGATGGCTTGTTTCTCGGGCGCCCGATGTGGTGCGAGATGGATGACGATGCGATCGTCGGCTTCTACTCCGACATCGCCGAAGCTCTGCCCGAAGTCCCCGTCATCTTGTACGACAACCCTTCGGCTTTCAAGAGCAAGCTCTCGCCAGCGCTGTACTCAAGGCTATCCGAGATTCCCACGCTCATCGGCGCGAAGTACACTTTCCTCGGCCCCCAGTACGCGGATGACGTCGAAGCGTGTGGTGATCGAATCCGGTTGCTCCCTATGGATGCCGATTGGCTAGACGCACACCGGATTGTGGGGGATGCCGCCGCTGCCTGCTGGAGCCCCAGTGCCGCATGTGGCACCGAACCCCTCGAACGGCTACGCAACGCGATGGTCTCCTCGGATTGGGTCGCTGCGGAGGCAATCTCCCAGGAGATAGAATACGCGTACTCAACGCTCATGCCCCAGGGCGACTTCGCAAGTTTCTCGCGGTACAACATCCCCCTCGACAAGGCGCGCATTGCGGCAGCCGGTGTCATCGATCCCGGCCCGCCGCGCCCGCCCTATCAAACCGCTCCCCAGTCGTATCTAGACGGGGCCACTGAGGCGGGCACCAGGTGGGCCGAATTGCGGAGCAGCTACACGGTTGGTGCCGTAGCTGGCCCCGCCCGCTAGTCGGACATCGTTGCGAGAGCTCCTCGCAAACTGCATGTGTGGTTTCAGTACATCGTGGACACCTGTCTCACGTCATCGTGGACAGCAGTGCCGGTGAAGCCGTGATGTCTCACGTCATCGTGGACACCCTGGCCGGTGCAGTGTCAGCGGGTGAGCAAAGCCGAAGTGTTGATCCTCGCCGTCACCGTTCAGGGTCTCTCCGTGCGGGAAGCGGCCCGCATTCACGGGGTCTCGAAGTCGCTGGTCCATAAGCTCCACCAGCGGTGGCTCACCGAGGGCGAGGCGGCCTTCGCACCGCGCTCGAGAGCGCCAGGATCCAGTCCTCGTCGAACCCCGGACGCCGTTCGGGCCCGGGTGCTGCAGTTGCGCGCCCAGCTCACCGCCGATGGGCTCGATGCCGGCGCCGACACGATCGTCGCCGTCCTGGCCGCTGAGGGCACGACGGTGTCACGGTCGACGATCTGGCGGATCCTGCGCGGCGCTGAAGCGATCACCCCGCAACCCCAAAAGCGACCCCGGTCCTCGTGGCAGAGGTTCACCGCCGAGCGGCCCAACGAGCTCTGGCAGTCCGACACCACCCACTGGCAGCTCGCCGACGACAGCGAGGTGGAGATCATCGCCTGGCTCGATGACCACTCCCGATTCCTGACCCACCTCAGCGCCCACGCCCGCGCCAACGGCCGCACCGTCACCGACACCTTCCAGCAGGCCGCGATGGAGCACGGCTATCCGGCGGCGACGTTGACGGACAACGGCAACATCTTCACCACCCGCTTCGCCGGCGGCACCCGTGCTCGCACCTCCGGCAATGCCTTCGAGACCCTGCTGGCTCTGCACGGCATCACCCAGAAGAACGGCCGCCCCTACAAGCCCACCACGCAAGGCAAGATCGAACGGTTCTGGCAGACGCTGAAGAAGCGCCTCACCGTGCGCCCCGCCGCAACGCTTGCCGAGCTGCAGCACGAGCTGGACGAGTTCCGCACCCACTACAACCAGCACCGTCCGCACCGCTCGTTGAACCGGCGCACCCCGGCCTTCGCCTACGCCCTGATCCCCAAGGCGGCACCGACCCAGCCGGACGACCCGAACATTTGGCGAGTGCGCTACGACACCATCGACGCCGGCGGGAAAGTCTCCCTACGGTTCGCGAACCGCATGATGCACCTCGGCTACGGCCGAGCCCACGCCCGCATCGCGGTGATCGTCCTCATCCACGGACTCCACGCCACCACGATCACCCCCGACGGCGAGGTCATCGCCGAGCACATCATTAACCCCAACAAGGGCTACCAAGCCAAAGAATGAAAAACGGGCGAACCCCGCAACCGCGGGTTCACCCGTCCACGATGTCGTGAGACATCACACTCCTCGCAAACTGCACCATCGAACCCCCAACAAGGAACGACACAAGGCGTGTCGGGCGACGGAGCCCGACCGCGATGAAAGGAAGCTCCAGTGACGATCAATGATTCGACTCTGACCTCTTCGGAAGCACCAGAAGTTCCCCGTAGAACCCTTCGCACGGTTGCGGCGACTGCGGCCGGCACCGCCATGGAGATGTATGACTTCGTCCTCTACGGAACTGCGGCTGCACTTGTGTTCGGCCCGCTGTTCTTCCCGCAGGTGGATCCCGTGATCGGCACGTTGGCGTCGTTGGCAACTTTTGGGGTTGGCTTCGTCGCCCGTCCGCTTGGCGGCATAATCTTCGGGAATCTTGGTGACCGAATCGGTCGCAAGAAGGTGCTCATCATCACCATGATCGGGATGGGCATCTTCTCGACGATCATCGGGTTGCTTCCGACGTATGAGACGATCGGGATCTGGGCTCCCATACTGCTAGTCCTTCTGCGGCTCTTTCAGGGGGTCGCGATGGGGGGCGAGCAAGGTGGCGCTATCGTCATGGCCGCAGAATCCGATGGTCAGCGTTCACTGCGCCGTGGTTTCTTAGGTGCATGGCCCGGAGTGGGCATGGCAGGCGGGCTTGTTCTGGCGACGCTCATCTTCGGTGCGTTCGCCGGGGCGCTTGACGAGGCGGCGTTCCTCTCCTGGGGATGGCGAGTACCATTCCTCATCAGTCTCGTCCTGGTCGCAATCGGTCTTGCCATTCGACTCGGCGTGCCCGAGACCAGCGTGTTCGAGGCCGCCAAGACCGGGCAGCGCACGACACGCTCGCCCATGATCGATGTCATACGTAGCTACTGGCGTCAAATTCTGTTGGTGATCGGGATGAAGTCGGGCGAGACCGCGGCATTCTTCCTCATCGCAACGTTCTCGGTGAGCTACGGAAGTCAGTTCCTGGGCATCGCACGTGCTGACATCCTCAACGCTGTTCTCGTTGCCGCAATCGTGGAGATGATCACACTTCCGCTCTGGGGTGCTCTGTCCGACCGAGTCGGACGTCGGCCGGTGATGATTTTCGGCGCGGCGTTCCTGCTCGTTTTCACAGTACCGTTCTTCCTGTTGTTGAACACCACGGCCATGCCTCTGGTGTACCTTGCCCTGATCCTTGCAATGGGAATGGGCCACGCACCTCTTGCGGCACCATCGGGCGCGTTCTTCGCCGAGGCTTTCCCCACGCGCGTGCGGCTCAGCGGCGTGTCGCTCGGTGTGCAGCTCACTGCAGCTATTGCGGGAGGCTTCACGCCGCTCATCGCGACGGCACTGCTCGCCGCCACGGGGAACACCTGGTCCGTTGCCGGGTACATCGGGGCGCTCGCACTGATCTCCCTCATCGCAACACTCATGACGCGTGAGACTTTCAAGACAGGCGAACTGCCGGTCGACTAGCTCACACAAAATGTTCAGCATAGAGAAGGAAAGGAACGCCGACTATGGGCAACGACAGTGCGAAGCTCAGCGAAGAAGGACTCCAGGAGTTCATGCAGGAAATTGACCGCATGCACCACCGGGATGATCAGCACGTGACCGAACCTCATCTCGTCACGCATTCGGAGGACGCCTACTGGCTCACGGGTGGGACGGACAATCCCTCCCACCTCGGTCTGCTGCGTCACGTGCCGATGAAGACTGTGGAGTTCGTACTCCAGGTGATTCCGGCGGAGACCTCGACGGACCTCCAGAGGCACGTCCACGAGTCCGTTCACTACGTGGCGGACGGTGGCGGATGGTCGGAGATCGGCGACCAGGTTGTCACCTGGAGCAAAGGTGACTTTGTCTTCACTCCCCCCTGGATTTGGCACCGGCACTATGCCAATTCGGAGGACGTGCACATGATCATCATCGAGAATTCTCGGCTCCTGAACAGCCTCGACGCTGGTCGTCGCGAAAGCCGTGGCAAAGTCAGCTTTGCTGAAGAGTTCGGCGTTCAAGACACATGAGTGCATTCGTACTCGACGGTCAGGAGTACAATCACGCGATGACACAACCCGCCACGTCGCCTCCGATCGATACAGGGGCCTCGGGAAGGTCCCCGCACACCTTCACGTGGATACTGGAGCTTTCTTCCGTCTCCGACGTTCCCGGCGAGCTGACCGACACGGCGCGCGAGGTAGCGCGCCAGCATCTTGGCCCCGGCCCCGCTCAGTGGGTTGCGTCTGAAGCGGCCGGTGTCGCGAATCTGATCGTCAGGACGGATCCGTCTCTCGCGTCTCTAGGGAGAACAGTCCATGAGACAACGGAGCTATTGTTCCTGGACACCATCCTCCGGTTAGTGGATCCGAATCTTGGCCGGCTCACGAGGCCCCTGGTCCTGCAATTGGCGCAAGGGGCCATGAATGAGGGCGCGACTCTGGCCGCCGTCCTGAGAGCTCTCAACCTCGGGCAAGCTGGAATCACCGAAGCGCTCCTTCACGAGTGTGAACGGCTCATTCCCGTGGGTGAGCAGGGCGCCAACATGCGGGCACTTGTCAGCAGCGTGGTCGATACGCACAACCAACTCGCGGATGTCATCACCGACATGCATCCAGCAACGGAGAATCCGGTGCGGGGTCTTCATGAAACGGAATCTGGAGTCCTCGCTGCTCTCTTGAGCGGTCGAGGCCGACCGGAACGATTCGAACAGGTCACCCGATATCCGCTTGACCGAATCCACGTGGCCGCAGTCGCATTCAGCCAGCGGGAAGAACCCGAGAAGCTCGTGGCCACGACCGTAAAGGCGCTCGAGGGGATGGGATGCGATCAGATCTTCAAGGTGAAGATCGCACCCAACGTGCTCTGGGCGTGGGGGAGCGTTCGCACTGCTGGCGATCTCCGTCTAGAGCCACCGCCACCGTGTAATGGATGGACCATGACGGTCGGTCTCCCCGGTAGCGGCGCAGCGGGGTTCATCGCCAGTCATGACGAGGCGCGTGCTCTGCAGAAGGTCGCCATGATGGCCGGCTGGCGCAACCTCGGGCGAATCCTGCCGTATGACCGTTATGGGGCAGTCGCTGAACTCGCCGCTCGTCCCGAACGTCTTCAGAGGTTTCTCGAGGTTCAGCTCGGCGGACTCCTCGGGGACAGCGGTCGCGAGACGGACCTTCGAAGCACCATGCTGGAGTATCTCAATGTCAATCGCAGTCAGTACGCCGCGGCTCAGCGGCTTCATGTCTCGAAGAACACCGTGAGTTACCGGCTTCGCCGAGCTGAGGAGATCCTTGGCAGGGACATCGGTGAGGATCTCAGTCCGCTTCATACTGCGCTGCTGGCCACTGATATTCTCGGAGCAGACTTCGCTGCGCAGGTGGTGGCATGAATCGCGAGGACGAGATGACGGAATATCCACGACGCTCTGGCCCGCGCCCGTCGACGACGTCGACGAACCCGCACACACAGCTCGACCAACAGCCCGTGGATCATCAACCTAGGTTGCGGCTGATCGAATTGCTGGGCGACCTTCCGGTTGTATGGGCGGGCTCAATGATCTCAGTGCCCGGGGCGCAAGCGCTGACGTTGCCTCCTGGCACCGGCCAAGGGCCGCCCGAGGCCTTCATGATCGACAGGGAGTTTGCGCACCTCCACCCGGCACCAGACTTTTCCCTGCACCTTGTGCTGCCGCAAGCCGTTGCCGAAGCAGCGATCGAAGCTGGCTGGGCCGAGCAGCATCCCATTGCGCGCCTCGGTTTTATCTCGCCCGGAGCTGTTATGGTTTACTCCCCACGTGATGCTGGTGAAGCGGCGATTGCGGCGGGCTTGATCAGGCAGTCGTATGCCTATGCGACGGGCGTTCATCCAACGTCCACCCAAGTAGGCGAGTCCACCGAAGTAGGCGACACGGGCCGTTGACGGCGCGTGTCGGTCAGACAATATCGGTGCTTCACAATCCAGAGAACCATCATTGCAGGACGGAAGGACAAGCTCATGGCAGGACGCCTGGAGGGAAAAGTTGCTCTCATCACCGGCACCGCGGACGGACAGGGCAGGGCGGCGGCACTAGCCTTCGCTGCCGAGGGCGCCAAGATCGTGGGATGCGATCTCAAGGCAGACCTCGCTGAAGAGACGGTCGAGATGGTGCGCGCGAAGGGAGGCGACATGGTGTCGATGCAGCCTCTGAACTTGAGCGACGAAGCCGGGGTGCAGAGCTGGATTGACTTCGCTGTCGACGCGTATGGCGACTTCGACATCCTCTACAACAATGCCTCTGGGGTGAGAGGAGGCACCATCGAGTCCCTCACTCGCGCTGACTGGGACTTCGACATGACGAACGAGGTCACCATCTTGTTCCTGGCGATCCAGAAGGCACTGCCGGTGTTCAAACGCAAGGGCCACGGCGTCATCCTGAACACTGGATCGGTCGCCGCTATGGTGGGCTCGGCAATGCCCGGAAACGTTGCGGGCAACCTGGTGCACAACGTGGCGAAGGGTGCGGTGCTGCGGCTGACGACCAACCTGGCAGTTGAGTTGTCTCCGTGGAACATTCGGGTCAACACCGTCTCGCCAGGTTTCATCGACACCCCCGCCACGCGACCACTGCTCGACGCCGGAGGGCGCGAGCCAGTCGAGAATTCGTTGCTCAACCCTCGCGTTGGCCGGCCCGAGGATATTG contains:
- a CDS encoding IS481 family transposase, yielding MSKAEVLILAVTVQGLSVREAARIHGVSKSLVHKLHQRWLTEGEAAFAPRSRAPGSSPRRTPDAVRARVLQLRAQLTADGLDAGADTIVAVLAAEGTTVSRSTIWRILRGAEAITPQPQKRPRSSWQRFTAERPNELWQSDTTHWQLADDSEVEIIAWLDDHSRFLTHLSAHARANGRTVTDTFQQAAMEHGYPAATLTDNGNIFTTRFAGGTRARTSGNAFETLLALHGITQKNGRPYKPTTQGKIERFWQTLKKRLTVRPAATLAELQHELDEFRTHYNQHRPHRSLNRRTPAFAYALIPKAAPTQPDDPNIWRVRYDTIDAGGKVSLRFANRMMHLGYGRAHARIAVIVLIHGLHATTITPDGEVIAEHIINPNKGYQAKE
- a CDS encoding MFS transporter → MTINDSTLTSSEAPEVPRRTLRTVAATAAGTAMEMYDFVLYGTAAALVFGPLFFPQVDPVIGTLASLATFGVGFVARPLGGIIFGNLGDRIGRKKVLIITMIGMGIFSTIIGLLPTYETIGIWAPILLVLLRLFQGVAMGGEQGGAIVMAAESDGQRSLRRGFLGAWPGVGMAGGLVLATLIFGAFAGALDEAAFLSWGWRVPFLISLVLVAIGLAIRLGVPETSVFEAAKTGQRTTRSPMIDVIRSYWRQILLVIGMKSGETAAFFLIATFSVSYGSQFLGIARADILNAVLVAAIVEMITLPLWGALSDRVGRRPVMIFGAAFLLVFTVPFFLLLNTTAMPLVYLALILAMGMGHAPLAAPSGAFFAEAFPTRVRLSGVSLGVQLTAAIAGGFTPLIATALLAATGNTWSVAGYIGALALISLIATLMTRETFKTGELPVD
- a CDS encoding cupin domain-containing protein, which codes for MGNDSAKLSEEGLQEFMQEIDRMHHRDDQHVTEPHLVTHSEDAYWLTGGTDNPSHLGLLRHVPMKTVEFVLQVIPAETSTDLQRHVHESVHYVADGGGWSEIGDQVVTWSKGDFVFTPPWIWHRHYANSEDVHMIIIENSRLLNSLDAGRRESRGKVSFAEEFGVQDT
- a CDS encoding PucR family transcriptional regulator yields the protein MTQPATSPPIDTGASGRSPHTFTWILELSSVSDVPGELTDTAREVARQHLGPGPAQWVASEAAGVANLIVRTDPSLASLGRTVHETTELLFLDTILRLVDPNLGRLTRPLVLQLAQGAMNEGATLAAVLRALNLGQAGITEALLHECERLIPVGEQGANMRALVSSVVDTHNQLADVITDMHPATENPVRGLHETESGVLAALLSGRGRPERFEQVTRYPLDRIHVAAVAFSQREEPEKLVATTVKALEGMGCDQIFKVKIAPNVLWAWGSVRTAGDLRLEPPPPCNGWTMTVGLPGSGAAGFIASHDEARALQKVAMMAGWRNLGRILPYDRYGAVAELAARPERLQRFLEVQLGGLLGDSGRETDLRSTMLEYLNVNRSQYAAAQRLHVSKNTVSYRLRRAEEILGRDIGEDLSPLHTALLATDILGADFAAQVVA
- a CDS encoding luciferase family protein; the encoded protein is MNREDEMTEYPRRSGPRPSTTSTNPHTQLDQQPVDHQPRLRLIELLGDLPVVWAGSMISVPGAQALTLPPGTGQGPPEAFMIDREFAHLHPAPDFSLHLVLPQAVAEAAIEAGWAEQHPIARLGFISPGAVMVYSPRDAGEAAIAAGLIRQSYAYATGVHPTSTQVGESTEVGDTGR
- a CDS encoding SDR family NAD(P)-dependent oxidoreductase, yielding MAGRLEGKVALITGTADGQGRAAALAFAAEGAKIVGCDLKADLAEETVEMVRAKGGDMVSMQPLNLSDEAGVQSWIDFAVDAYGDFDILYNNASGVRGGTIESLTRADWDFDMTNEVTILFLAIQKALPVFKRKGHGVILNTGSVAAMVGSAMPGNVAGNLVHNVAKGAVLRLTTNLAVELSPWNIRVNTVSPGFIDTPATRPLLDAGGREPVENSLLNPRVGRPEDIALAAVYLCSDEADYVTGSNLVVDGGWVAGGGVGRPDPAIERIFGEVMSKLANAPSA